In Gemmatimonas aurantiaca, one DNA window encodes the following:
- a CDS encoding DUF4402 domain-containing protein: MFDVSTKWMVVAAIALLTANVHAAGAQTSASANVTASVSQPLSVSATNGLAFGTLFPGNTKTIAVNEAGAAAFSISGAASGNVSMTFGIPSTITNGANTLTVDTWTARRNTTNSASSGTDFTPSATATQAALSGSGNLYVFVGATAHPGSSQAAGAYTGTLTLTVVYF; the protein is encoded by the coding sequence ATGTTCGACGTAAGCACCAAATGGATGGTCGTCGCTGCCATTGCCCTCCTGACCGCCAATGTACACGCGGCCGGTGCACAGACTTCGGCCAGTGCCAATGTGACGGCATCGGTATCGCAGCCTCTGTCCGTCAGCGCCACGAATGGCCTTGCGTTTGGCACGTTGTTTCCAGGCAATACCAAGACCATTGCCGTCAATGAAGCCGGGGCCGCTGCTTTCTCCATTTCCGGTGCCGCCAGTGGCAATGTCAGCATGACGTTCGGCATTCCCAGCACGATCACGAACGGTGCCAACACTCTCACAGTGGACACGTGGACGGCGCGCCGTAACACCACCAACAGCGCGAGTTCCGGCACAGATTTCACGCCAAGTGCCACGGCCACACAGGCCGCGCTGAGTGGATCGGGAAATCTGTATGTCTTCGTGGGCGCCACGGCACACCCCGGAAGTTCACAGGCGGCGGGTGCATACACAGGCACGCTCACCCTCACCGTGGTCTACTTCTGA
- a CDS encoding carbonic anhydrase, with amino-acid sequence MPNIPYEQLFENSARWAASRTAGDPEYFERLASQQCPDYLYIGCSDSRVPANEIMGVEPGDVFVHRNVGNIVPNTDLNAASVIEYGVAYLNVKHIIVCGHYNCGGVLAAMQSRDLGLLNPWLRNIRDVYRLHQKELDAITDESSRYKRLVELNVVEQCMNVIKTAVVQRSYLHHGAPIVHGWVFDLRTGTLRDLEIDFEARLREVQRIYNLMSEEGQAGTAT; translated from the coding sequence ATGCCCAACATTCCCTACGAACAGCTCTTCGAGAATAGCGCACGCTGGGCCGCCTCCCGTACGGCGGGCGATCCCGAGTACTTCGAGCGTCTGGCATCACAGCAGTGCCCGGACTATCTGTACATCGGTTGCTCCGACAGCCGGGTGCCCGCCAACGAGATCATGGGCGTCGAACCCGGCGATGTCTTCGTGCACCGGAATGTCGGGAACATCGTACCCAATACGGATCTGAATGCGGCGTCGGTGATCGAGTACGGGGTCGCGTATCTGAACGTGAAGCACATCATCGTGTGCGGCCACTACAACTGTGGCGGTGTGCTCGCCGCGATGCAGTCCCGCGATCTGGGTTTGCTGAACCCCTGGCTGCGGAACATCCGCGATGTCTACCGGCTGCATCAGAAGGAGCTGGATGCCATCACGGATGAGTCCTCGCGCTACAAGCGCCTCGTCGAGCTCAATGTGGTCGAGCAGTGCATGAACGTCATCAAGACGGCGGTCGTGCAGCGTTCCTACCTGCATCATGGCGCGCCGATCGTCCATGGCTGGGTGTTCGACCTGCGCACCGGGACACTCCGCGATCTCGAGATCGATTTCGAAGCCCGGCTGCGTGAAGTGCAGCGCATCTACAATCTGATGAGCGAAGAAGGCCAGGCCGGAACGGCGACGTAA
- a CDS encoding ATP-binding protein gives MLGFSDLPGAQEVLEARLRRLHRIALLSIAVVGTITVLGGIALERTTGWVQHTREMLRMVRELQARLFEHESVALQGGPIVPQPEAESVIPAASPPLAVDLLAVIDTMQALTSDNPQQHRRVETIADAVVNWNGAMRGIVLGESNREALEAKRVLQLRIAEFQDEEQRLYDARTANARGLRFAVLASILVALAIIWYVLTRFVRSTVREAHVARDAIRARDRTAERLGVITDISPNAFAIVGVDDRLVLANAAWRALEHFDAPDAQWMSRLDPALGDVLRLLLEQVRTTHETRREELIDPSAMTEVAGQSVKRVWMVTAYRVARGADLDGSICLMLQDVTSLRAMEHQMRQSQRLEAIGRLAGGVAHDFNNTLTAIIGFTDMALAEARERGRLREDLQQARRAADRAALLTRQLLSFSRQPVLQPRVYGLGDIVRNLELMIRRLIGSHIQVEVRIAPDTGSVEADAGRIEQLVLNLIINARDAMEYGGELTVEMNNASTADLQAAHDRGDLPASALRERFALIRVRDTGSGMTPEVRRQIFEPFFTTKPVGQGTGLGLSTALQVVREANGYIGVQTAPGVGTVFEVYLPLVEAEAVPVEATPVLNSPQRRSGTVLVVEDDRDVRQLTEYVLSEAGYSVHVAKNGLDAIEVLRRRGDEIDLIITDLVMPGLGGVDLSRHELVTTWGIRVLFLTGYGMNSSLRMAVLPFDAHVLTKPFSPSQLLDAVAETDPDLIRL, from the coding sequence ATGCTCGGATTTTCCGACCTGCCTGGAGCGCAGGAGGTGTTGGAAGCGCGATTGCGACGTCTGCATCGCATCGCCTTGTTGTCGATTGCCGTTGTCGGGACGATCACTGTGCTTGGCGGAATCGCACTCGAACGAACAACTGGATGGGTGCAGCATACGCGGGAGATGCTACGCATGGTCCGCGAACTCCAGGCGCGTCTCTTCGAACACGAATCGGTTGCGCTGCAAGGAGGACCGATCGTTCCGCAGCCCGAGGCCGAGTCCGTCATCCCGGCAGCGAGTCCACCCTTGGCTGTCGATCTGCTGGCTGTGATCGACACGATGCAGGCCCTGACGTCCGACAATCCGCAACAGCATCGTCGTGTCGAAACGATCGCCGACGCGGTGGTGAACTGGAACGGCGCGATGCGTGGTATTGTGCTGGGGGAATCGAACAGGGAAGCATTGGAGGCAAAGCGGGTTCTGCAGCTTCGAATCGCCGAGTTTCAGGATGAGGAGCAGCGCCTGTACGATGCACGCACGGCGAACGCGCGAGGTTTACGCTTTGCTGTTCTCGCGTCGATTCTGGTGGCGCTGGCAATCATCTGGTATGTCCTGACCCGGTTCGTCCGGTCCACGGTGCGGGAAGCGCATGTCGCGCGGGATGCGATCCGTGCCAGAGATCGCACGGCCGAGCGTCTCGGCGTGATCACGGACATCTCGCCCAATGCCTTCGCGATCGTGGGGGTGGATGACCGCCTGGTCCTGGCGAATGCCGCCTGGCGGGCACTCGAGCACTTCGATGCACCGGACGCCCAATGGATGAGTCGACTCGATCCCGCGCTGGGCGATGTCCTGCGACTTCTGCTCGAACAGGTTCGCACGACACACGAGACGCGTCGCGAGGAGTTGATCGACCCTTCTGCGATGACCGAAGTCGCCGGCCAGTCGGTGAAGCGGGTGTGGATGGTCACGGCATATCGTGTGGCGCGTGGTGCGGATCTGGACGGAAGCATCTGTCTCATGTTGCAGGACGTGACGTCTCTGCGGGCGATGGAACACCAGATGCGGCAATCGCAGCGGCTGGAGGCGATCGGCAGGCTCGCTGGCGGAGTCGCCCACGACTTCAACAACACGCTCACCGCGATCATCGGCTTCACCGACATGGCACTGGCCGAGGCGAGAGAACGCGGGCGGTTGCGAGAGGATCTGCAGCAGGCGCGCCGGGCCGCGGATCGTGCCGCGCTGCTCACCCGACAACTGCTTTCCTTCAGCCGTCAGCCGGTACTGCAGCCCAGGGTATACGGTCTCGGCGACATCGTACGCAATCTCGAGTTGATGATCCGACGGCTCATCGGCTCGCACATCCAGGTGGAGGTGCGGATCGCGCCCGACACCGGCAGCGTGGAAGCCGACGCCGGGCGCATCGAACAACTCGTCCTGAATCTCATCATCAACGCGCGCGATGCGATGGAGTACGGTGGAGAACTGACCGTCGAGATGAACAATGCGTCGACCGCGGATCTGCAGGCCGCCCATGATCGTGGCGACCTTCCCGCGAGCGCCCTCCGCGAACGGTTTGCGCTGATACGGGTCCGCGATACGGGCAGCGGAATGACTCCCGAAGTCAGACGCCAGATCTTCGAGCCGTTCTTCACCACGAAGCCCGTTGGACAGGGGACCGGACTTGGTCTCTCCACGGCCCTACAGGTGGTACGGGAAGCGAACGGATATATCGGGGTGCAAACCGCACCGGGGGTGGGCACGGTTTTCGAAGTCTATCTCCCACTGGTCGAAGCGGAGGCGGTGCCGGTGGAAGCGACACCGGTCCTGAACAGCCCTCAGCGCCGGAGCGGCACGGTGCTGGTGGTCGAAGACGATCGTGATGTCCGCCAGCTCACCGAATACGTGCTGAGTGAAGCCGGGTACAGCGTGCACGTCGCGAAGAACGGTCTGGACGCCATCGAAGTGCTCCGACGGAGAGGCGATGAGATCGATCTGATCATCACGGATCTCGTCATGCCGGGACTTGGTGGTGTCGATCTGTCCCGGCACGAGCTGGTGACCACTTGGGGGATTCGTGTGCTTTTCCTCACGGGGTACGGCATGAACTCTTCCCTCCGCATGGCGGTCCTGCCGTTCGACGCGCATGTCCTCACCAAACCCTTTTCACCGAGCCAGCTTCTGGACGCCGTCGCGGAGACAGACCCCGATCTCATCCGGCTGTGA
- a CDS encoding MoxR family ATPase, producing the protein MTSPDAPFQSAVALANRLDQEIGRVIIGQRQVRREVLICLLAGGHCLLRGVPGLAKTLLIKTLADAVHLRFSRIQFTPDLMPSDILGTEVIEEDPTTGKRQVRFIPGPVFANVILADEINRTPPRTQSALLEAMQEYQVTVGGVRHALERPLFVLATENPIEQEGTHPLPEAQLDRFMFNVVIDYPDPDDERRILADTTVDSSAQVTPVATGAELEAARHLVRSMPAASNVVDYALRLIRATRPADATCPADVREWVRWGAGPRAGQALLLGAKATALLDGRTVPSPDDVARVALPVLRHRLLVNFRAEAEGVSVDRVIGLLLNAIRA; encoded by the coding sequence ATGACTTCACCCGACGCGCCCTTCCAATCCGCCGTGGCCCTCGCCAACCGTCTCGATCAGGAGATCGGGCGGGTCATCATCGGGCAGCGACAGGTCCGGCGGGAGGTGCTGATATGCCTGTTGGCGGGCGGACATTGTCTGCTGCGAGGGGTGCCGGGGTTGGCCAAGACCCTGCTGATCAAGACGCTGGCCGATGCGGTGCATCTGCGGTTCAGCCGGATTCAGTTCACCCCCGATCTCATGCCCTCCGATATCCTCGGCACGGAGGTCATCGAGGAGGACCCTACCACGGGCAAACGACAGGTGCGGTTCATTCCGGGACCGGTGTTCGCCAACGTGATTCTCGCCGACGAGATCAATCGCACACCACCACGCACCCAATCGGCGCTGCTGGAAGCGATGCAGGAATACCAGGTCACGGTGGGTGGTGTGCGCCACGCGCTCGAGCGCCCGCTGTTCGTGCTGGCCACCGAAAATCCCATCGAACAGGAAGGCACGCATCCGCTGCCCGAAGCGCAGCTCGATCGGTTCATGTTCAACGTGGTGATCGACTACCCCGATCCCGACGACGAACGACGCATCCTCGCCGATACCACCGTCGACAGCAGTGCGCAAGTGACGCCGGTGGCCACCGGCGCCGAACTGGAGGCCGCCCGGCATCTCGTCCGCTCCATGCCCGCGGCGTCGAATGTGGTGGACTACGCGCTCCGGCTCATTCGCGCCACACGACCGGCGGATGCCACGTGCCCGGCGGACGTGCGGGAGTGGGTGCGCTGGGGAGCCGGTCCCCGCGCCGGCCAGGCGCTGCTGCTCGGAGCGAAGGCCACGGCATTGCTCGACGGACGGACCGTTCCGTCTCCGGATGATGTGGCACGGGTGGCGCTGCCGGTGCTGCGCCACCGTCTGCTGGTCAACTTCCGGGCCGAAGCCGAAGGCGTGTCCGTCGATAGGGTGATCGGCCTGCTGTTGAACGCCATACGCGCCTGA
- a CDS encoding paraquat-inducible protein A: MTNRNRLALLLSLISLALLWPGLVEPVLTIKATMELFGVTRELTNETRSVVGAIRSLNDTGNHFVAGLILLFSILVPLTKAALLVPIVALRRSAWSYRLFVFVRAISKWSMADVFAVGMLIALLVAKGTANLSAVAGVGFYCFAAYCLVSNAAFQLLQMDRPTEPRMESRAGTGA, translated from the coding sequence ATGACCAACCGCAATCGCCTCGCGTTGTTGCTTTCGCTGATCTCCCTGGCGTTGTTGTGGCCCGGGCTCGTGGAACCGGTCCTGACCATCAAGGCCACGATGGAACTGTTCGGTGTCACCCGCGAGCTGACGAACGAAACCCGCAGCGTGGTCGGTGCCATCCGCAGTCTGAACGACACCGGCAATCATTTTGTCGCCGGCCTCATTCTGCTCTTCAGCATACTGGTGCCGCTCACCAAGGCCGCGCTGCTGGTTCCCATCGTCGCTCTGCGCAGATCGGCCTGGTCCTACCGGCTCTTTGTGTTCGTGCGGGCCATCAGCAAGTGGTCGATGGCCGACGTGTTCGCGGTGGGCATGCTGATTGCGCTGCTGGTGGCCAAAGGGACGGCCAACCTGTCCGCGGTTGCCGGTGTCGGCTTCTACTGCTTCGCGGCCTACTGTCTCGTGTCCAATGCCGCGTTTCAACTCCTGCAGATGGATCGACCGACCGAACCGCGGATGGAATCGCGCGCCGGCACCGGAGCCTAG
- a CDS encoding AAA family ATPase, whose translation MIETIAIHGYRSLRDLRLSLGTLTVVAGANGTGKSSVYRALRLMTQVAHGRLIASLAAEGGLASTLWAGPESFGASVKRGEHPVQGTRRKDPVSLKLGFAGDDYGYAVDIGLPVPSASLFARDPVIKAETMWFGPRPGRHNILAERHGASVRVRNKANEWVQALTSLAPWDSMMTHAGDPRECAELITLRDAMREWRFYDHFDCGADAPARSAHIGTRTSVLAPDGRDLPAAIQTILEMGDGTALAETIDDAFPQSSLEVSTRSGYFELQMRQHGLLRALAMSELSDGTLRFLLLAAALLSPRPPALMVLNEPETSLHVDLLPALARLIARAATRSQLVVVSHAPALLNVLQTQRDCRLITLGKSFGETLVDDDEPPAWSWPSR comes from the coding sequence ATGATCGAAACCATCGCCATCCACGGATACCGCTCCCTCCGGGATCTGCGTCTTTCGCTGGGCACACTCACGGTTGTGGCCGGCGCGAATGGCACGGGCAAGTCGAGTGTGTACCGGGCATTGCGGCTCATGACGCAGGTCGCGCATGGGCGGTTGATCGCATCGTTGGCGGCGGAAGGTGGTCTCGCGTCCACATTGTGGGCAGGTCCCGAATCGTTCGGCGCGTCGGTCAAACGCGGGGAGCATCCGGTGCAGGGAACGCGTCGCAAGGACCCCGTTTCACTCAAGCTGGGTTTTGCGGGCGACGACTACGGCTATGCCGTGGATATCGGCCTGCCCGTTCCGAGCGCGTCGCTCTTTGCGAGGGACCCGGTGATCAAGGCGGAAACCATGTGGTTCGGCCCCCGGCCCGGTCGTCACAACATTCTGGCGGAACGTCATGGCGCCAGCGTGCGCGTACGCAACAAGGCCAATGAATGGGTGCAGGCGCTCACATCGCTGGCTCCCTGGGACAGCATGATGACACACGCCGGGGATCCGCGCGAGTGTGCGGAGCTGATCACGCTGCGGGATGCGATGCGGGAATGGCGATTCTACGATCACTTCGATTGTGGCGCCGACGCTCCTGCCCGGAGTGCGCACATCGGTACCCGTACGTCGGTGCTGGCCCCGGATGGGCGGGATCTGCCCGCCGCCATCCAGACCATTCTGGAAATGGGCGATGGCACCGCGCTCGCCGAAACGATCGATGACGCGTTTCCGCAGTCCTCACTCGAGGTATCCACCCGTTCGGGATATTTCGAATTGCAGATGCGTCAGCATGGATTGCTCCGGGCGCTCGCCATGAGCGAGCTCTCCGATGGAACTTTGCGGTTCCTTCTGCTGGCGGCAGCACTGCTGTCCCCGCGCCCACCGGCGCTCATGGTGCTCAACGAGCCGGAGACCAGTCTGCATGTCGATCTGCTGCCGGCGCTGGCCCGTCTGATCGCACGGGCCGCCACGCGCAGCCAGCTTGTCGTCGTCTCGCACGCTCCGGCGCTGCTGAACGTGTTGCAGACTCAGCGCGACTGTCGACTGATCACGCTCGGCAAGTCGTTCGGCGAGACCCTCGTCGACGACGATGAGCCGCCGGCCTGGTCCTGGCCGAGTCGTTGA
- a CDS encoding response regulator transcription factor, with the protein MRSQPEQSPAPLHALVVDDDPSVVAWIAQLLQGDGWDVHVAHSTRDALATIGALPIQIAIVDFELPDGQGTAPVHSLRHAVPEAAILMLSGHDDDDTVVKGLEAGADDFIHKPVSAPVLRARIAAVLRRHTLPDRLSVCDLVLDRHSRRLTGTLGHVQLTAKEFQLLAALMSRPGEILSRATLLADVWGYDFDPGTSVLDVALTRIRQKVAAVSAQSTIVSVRNAGVQITAG; encoded by the coding sequence ATGCGTTCTCAGCCAGAACAGAGCCCCGCGCCGTTGCATGCGCTGGTGGTGGACGACGACCCGTCGGTGGTTGCCTGGATTGCCCAGCTGCTCCAGGGAGATGGATGGGATGTGCATGTCGCGCATTCCACCCGGGATGCCCTCGCCACCATTGGCGCACTGCCGATCCAGATAGCCATCGTGGATTTCGAATTGCCGGACGGCCAGGGCACGGCGCCGGTACACTCCCTCCGTCACGCCGTCCCCGAGGCCGCGATTCTCATGCTTTCGGGGCACGACGATGACGACACGGTGGTGAAGGGACTCGAGGCCGGTGCCGACGATTTCATTCACAAGCCGGTTTCGGCTCCGGTGCTGCGCGCCCGCATCGCGGCCGTCCTGCGAAGACATACGCTGCCCGATCGACTCAGCGTGTGCGATCTGGTGCTCGACCGCCACTCGCGTCGGCTCACCGGGACACTTGGCCATGTCCAGCTCACCGCCAAGGAGTTTCAGCTTCTGGCGGCGTTGATGAGTCGTCCCGGCGAAATCCTGTCCCGTGCGACGCTGCTGGCCGACGTCTGGGGATACGACTTCGACCCCGGAACCAGTGTGCTCGACGTGGCCCTCACACGTATCCGTCAGAAGGTGGCCGCGGTCTCCGCACAGTCCACCATCGTGAGCGTGCGAAACGCCGGTGTGCAGATCACAGCCGGATGA
- a CDS encoding DNA alkylation repair protein: MQILLMAEPFKHLINAALVRDAAKHLEQVDARFKAKPFIARVVPQLDALELKARAMCVADALDASLPAEFDDAATLLERAMAPVGVREDGPVMHLAENGLSGWFLWSVGEYAARRGVHHPERALRFLHALTQRFTAEFAIRPLIVAHPRLVYDTLTGWTKDPSEHVRRLVSEGTRPRLPWGLQLKTLITDPSPSWPLLEALLDDPSEYVRRSVANHLNDIAKDHPALVAHWVERHLPEASAERRALLRHASRTLIKKGDRRTLQAWGLGAPFLGRATFHVKPRRIVLGDALTLTLELTSTAKSAQTLVIDYVVHHVKADGSTSPKVFKGWTLELPARGERTLQRKHSVKPITTRRYHAGVHRVEIQINGNVVAEDTFRLSL; the protein is encoded by the coding sequence ATGCAGATTCTCCTCATGGCGGAACCCTTCAAGCATCTCATCAACGCGGCACTGGTGCGCGACGCGGCGAAACACCTCGAACAGGTCGACGCACGCTTCAAAGCCAAACCCTTCATTGCACGCGTGGTTCCACAATTGGATGCCCTGGAGCTCAAAGCCCGTGCGATGTGTGTCGCCGACGCGCTGGACGCGTCGCTGCCGGCGGAGTTCGATGACGCAGCCACGCTTCTGGAACGGGCAATGGCGCCTGTCGGTGTGCGGGAGGATGGGCCGGTCATGCATCTGGCGGAAAATGGCCTGAGTGGGTGGTTTCTCTGGTCCGTGGGGGAATACGCGGCCCGCCGCGGGGTGCATCATCCGGAGCGTGCGCTGCGGTTCCTGCATGCCCTGACGCAGCGATTCACCGCGGAATTCGCGATTCGTCCCCTCATCGTCGCGCATCCCCGTCTGGTATACGACACGCTGACAGGCTGGACGAAGGATCCCAGTGAGCATGTGCGCCGGCTGGTGAGCGAGGGGACACGGCCGCGGCTCCCGTGGGGATTGCAGCTCAAGACGCTCATCACCGATCCGTCGCCTTCGTGGCCCCTGCTGGAGGCACTGCTGGACGATCCGAGTGAGTACGTCCGGCGCAGTGTGGCCAATCATCTCAACGACATTGCCAAGGATCATCCGGCCCTGGTGGCCCACTGGGTGGAACGGCATCTCCCGGAGGCATCGGCGGAACGCCGGGCACTGCTCCGCCACGCGAGCCGTACGCTCATCAAGAAGGGCGACCGGCGTACACTCCAGGCCTGGGGGCTTGGTGCGCCGTTCCTCGGACGGGCGACATTCCACGTGAAGCCGCGCCGCATCGTACTCGGCGACGCACTCACTCTCACGCTCGAACTCACCTCGACCGCGAAGTCCGCACAGACGCTGGTGATCGACTATGTCGTGCATCACGTGAAGGCTGATGGAAGCACGTCACCCAAAGTGTTCAAAGGCTGGACGCTGGAACTTCCGGCCCGCGGCGAGCGCACACTCCAGCGCAAACATTCCGTCAAACCCATCACCACCCGTCGGTATCATGCCGGCGTGCACCGGGTGGAAATCCAGATCAACGGGAACGTCGTGGCCGAGGATACGTTTCGCCTCTCGCTGTGA